The DNA window GAGCAATCTGGTGTCTATCAAACCGTTAAAGCGGTTCTGGATGCAACAGGGCTGGATTACGAGCTTATTTCACTCAGAGGAAAAAAAATAGGTGGTTGCATAGCCTGCCTGAAATGTGCCGAAGACAACGTATGTAAGGTTAAGGATGATATGGAGGAATTGAGAGAGAAAATCGTGGAGGCGGATGCCTACGTAATCGGCGCGCCCAACTACTATTCGGGAATTAATGCCCTTACCCGGGCCTTTCTGGAGCGATGGTTTCAATTCAGGCATCGTGAGGGCAATCTGCTTTGGGGTAAACGGGCCGTTGCCGTCGGAATAGGAGGTACATCGGGAGTTCCTCCGGCCGAAGAAATAGAAATGTACATGATGTACAACTTCATAAAACCCGTTGCCAGGGTTACAGGACAAGGAGCCGCTTCCTGCTACTCTTGTGGTTTCGGTCACGAGTGCAAGGTTGGAATACCTTACATGCTCTACGGCGATGAAGCAAAAAATAAAGTTCTGCAGGAGCTCGCACCGGACGTCAGGAAAGACCGGGAGTTAATGAACTCTGCCAGGCGGGCAGGTGAGTTACTGGCCCGGGACCTGGCTGAATGTTCAAGAGAAGAGGTTACCCGGGAGATGCAGAAGTTGCTTTTTGAAAAGATGAAAGAATCGGTTTGAGGGAGGGAGAAAGATGTCCTTTGTAGCTGCAGCGATTGCCAGAGACGGCGCCGTTGTTGTGACCGATGGGAGAGCCATGGGCTGGAGTCCCGATGGGTCAGTTGTCAATGTTCAGGTCGATAGGATTATTCCTGTTGGGAAAAATGCTCTTATTGCCGCGGGAGGCGCGCCCGAGGCCGTGGAAATGGCCAAAAAAGCAGCCGCCTTCATTCATGATGAGGGTCTCGAGGAGCTTAACCGGATTTTTCATGCTCTGGTTGCCTTTCTGGCCGGTGAGTATGAAGCTTTTATGAGGAAGAAATGTCAGGTGGTGCCCGTTGATCCAACTCATTACATTCATTTTTTGCTTGTAGGATATGACGCTCCGGAAGATGCTTTCAAGATGTTTCTGATATGGAACAAGAAAAAATTGCCCAGCCTTGACGGAGAGCAGGTAGGCCCTGTTTTCTCGGTACCGAGAATTATGAGTCTGGAAGTGACCCTGATGCAGATGGTGAAAGAAGGGGCGGGAGTCGGAGAGCTGGTGAAGGAGATTGAGAAGAGGATTTCCTCCGTTGAAAAGATAAGCGATGACATAGGCCCGCCCTGGAAGTTCATGCTGATCGACCGTGAGGGTATTAAAAGAGCATAAAGGAGAAACAAAGGAGAAACAACGGTGCGGGAGTTGGCGGCCCACGTAGCCGCTAGCTCCGGTGACGAGCACCAATCCGGCGATGCCGTCGGCGGATCGGCTATAACCGATAGGCTACTGAACGTCGGGCTTTCAATCCGGTTGCCCCGCTCGAATCCTTGGCACAATGTGGGCACGCAACCACTCCGTAAACGCTTCTCGCCTCATTTCACCCGAGGCCACCTGCACGATCACCTGCTCCTGCTCATCAACCGAAGCTTCTATCTCGTAGCCGTTCAGCCCTAGAAATGTTTCCATGGCTGCATTGCCGATGCGTTTATTGCCGTCCCGGATTGCTCCATAACCCGATGATACAATCGAGGACCTCATGGAGAGTTAGGTAGCGCATCACCCTTCAGCCTTACGTCAGCCTTCGATTAAGTTCGGCATTCTTGGTAAGCACATACTCCATAGCCTGCTGAAAGTCTTCATCCGGGCGGGTGAGCAATTCTTCGAGGCTCATCCGTAGTAACTCCTCGGGACTGACCTGATAACGCCTGGCCTTCTCATTGGAATTATGTCCACTTCTCTGCCGTGAGGGTAATCGTCAGTGCAACCATCTTCTCTCCTCTTGCCTTACCGTCACGAACCCGTTACTTTGCGCTATTTGCCCGATCTTTAGATTTTAAAACTGGGTAATATCTATCACAGAATGACGGTATAAAAACGGCATAAAGGAGAAACACCGCAGGTCGGGTTCAAACCCGAAGCCTGCGGTGTATAGGTCTAATCGGGAAATTTGATCGTGAGTTTTTCTTTTCCGTTGTCTTTCTTGAGCTTAATGATCACTTCTGTACTGCTGTCACGAATGCCCACCGCAAGAGGTAGCTTTCCTTTCGGGGTTTCAATGTGGGTAATCTGTCTTATTATCTCGACCGCTTTTTTCCCAACTTCTGAAGGCGGTGAAGGAAGAGTAGCCTTGCGATACTGGACCTTAGCGTTGACGGAACCGTCTTCTTCAAGGGTCAGGGAAATTTTTTCGGCTCCTTCGGTTATTCCATGGAGTATGGCAAGGGCAAGCCATTTTATTGCCGATTCTTCTACGTCTTCTGATGCCGATTTTTCCATGGCCGACATTTCTTTTAGTGGATCTGTAGATGCGTAGCAATCACACATTTCCTGCACTTTTAAATGTAAACTTCTCCTGTCTTTCATGGCTTTCCCCTTTTTCGATACTTCTTCTTATGTCAGACCCAGGTTCTTTTTCAATTGCTCAATCTGCGTGCCCAGATGAATACATTCCCGCCCTTCCTGACAGGCCCTGATGTCTTCTTCGTCCAGAAAGGTCTTCAGCGTATGACCCTCTTTGGAAAGCGTTACCGCCCAGGCCTTTGCCTGATCATCGTACTGAGCCGATACCTCTATGCCACACCTTCCGATGTCGGGATAAATCTCCCTGATCTTTTGACATATCACCGTAGAGTCTATGCCGGTTGTACAATGTGCGCAGGTCATGGTTCCCTCCTTTGTCCGAAGTTTTTATTTTTTAAAAACAATAATCATCATTGTTTCCTGAATCAAATCAATCCTGCTGAAATGTGTTTCTTCCTGATTAGTTCCGCCAGCCTGGAGATCTCATCCCTGTGACCGGCTTTTGGTTTTCCCTGAACGAGAATGGGATCAAAAAACTCGGCTCTCATATTACTCAAGAGGGCTCTGAGAGTCTCAACCGTTTTCCCTCCCCAGCCGTAAGACCCGATGATTCCGATAAATCGGGTTGGAGGCCTCAGGGCGTTTGCAACAACAGCAGCATAAGCGGCGAGAGGATGAGGGCCTGCAAGCATCGTGGGTGTCCCTATAATGACCGTGGCCGCATCAAGAAGAGCCATTGCCAGCCTGCCCGGATCGGACACGGTTAGGTTAAACTGCTCAACGGGGATATTTCGAGAAACCAGCTCCTCTGTAAGCCAATCCACCAGCATTCTTGTGCTTTCGTGCATCGTAACAAAAGGAATAATAACCAGATTCTTGACATTTCCGGAGGACCACCCGGCGTAAGCATCTAAAATCCCTCTTGGATTTACATGAACAGGCCCATGACTTGGAGCGATAAGTCTTATGTTCAGCGAAGCAAGCTTTTGCAGATTTTTCTGAATGATATGCCTGAAAGGCATCATGATTTCGGCGAAGTATCTTTTTGCCGCTTCCAGGACTGAATGGTTACCATCTTGCATAATATCTGTGGTTGCCAGGTGAGATCCGAAGAAATCGCAGCTGAAAAGGATGCCTTCTTCTTCAAGGAACGTAACCATGGTTTCAGGCCAGTGAACCCAGGGAGTGTAAATAAAGTGAAGGGTTTTGTTTCCGAGGGACAGGCTTTCTCCATCTGCAACCACGCGGATTCTACCCGCGGGGATGTCGAGGAGATCCAGAAGCATCTCCCTGGCTTTCTCGGAGCACAATAGTTGACATTCAGGATACCGGTCCATGATGACAGGCAGACTTCCCGAGTGATCCTGTTCCGCATGGTGAGAGATCACATAATCGATGTGGGGAATATCTTCCAGATTGTTGATCAGTATTTCGGTTTTAGAGGGATCCACCGTATCTATAAGGGCCGTTTTGTGGGAGCCCTTTACGAGGTAAGCGTTATAGCTGGTACCGTCAGGCAGCGGTATTAAGCTGTCGAAAAGGCGCCTGTCCTGATCCAGAGCTCCTACCCAGAAAACTCCGCTGGCAATCTGATAATGCATGAGAGCCTCCTCATTAATCTCTGTACTTCTCGGACATCTCATGGGCGACCCTGTGTAATCTTTCATGGACACCCTGACCTATTTCCTCGTGCTCAACTCTCTCAAATTCCCGGACAAGCCTATCCTGCTCCAGATCCGGAAGGAGAGAACGGGCCGTTAAAAAGAGATCTTCATCTTCCGCAGCTATGTGTCCCCTGAGAAAATCACCGTACTCTTTTGCGGATTTACAAAACCCTTCGAGGGCGGCCTGGTTTCCTTTTTTCATTTCCTCCAGAGCGTTCTTCATTTGGGCTACCAGCTTCCTGCCCTTAACGTGCTGATCCGAAAGCTCCTTTACGGCAAGTTTCACCTCTTCCGTTCCGTGAACTTCCAGAGCGGGGAATAACAGAGCCCCTTCTTTGCCGTGATGGCAGCGGTCAGCAAACTCTTTGAAAAAGGCGATAATCTTTTCCATATCCTCCAGGAACTCGTCATCTATTGGCCTGCCGGTACTGCATATGCGGTCCAGCACCGACAGCATGCCCAGTATGACCTGATGTTCCCGTTCCAGAATATCAAGAGCCTTTTGTTTTTCACGAGAAAACATGGCTATTCCTCCCACCCGATACATTCTTCGGGACATGAGGCGATGGCCTCTTCAATGCAGTCTTCATCCCCACCTTCGGGTTTTACGAGGCGGGCCTTCTCGTTTTCTTCGTCCATTTCAAATACTTCCGGACAGAGTTCTGCACAGGTGCCACAACCCACGCAGCAGTCTTCATCAAGGTAAAGGCGTCTTGACATGGTTTTGCCTCCTTTCGGGTTATTTGGAAGCCGGCTGCGGGGCCGGCTTCTTTCTCATTAGATTCCGAGTTTCTTTCTGTTACTTTCAATGTGACCGAGCAGGGCTTCGGCTGCCTGGACGGGATCGGGGTTTACGTTTAATAATCCCCCGGTGACCTCGCGAAGATCCTCCGTGAGCAGTTTAACGAGATTGGGAGCTCCCGTTACCGGTGGAACCGGATTCACGTAGGTATAGAGACCGAAGGCCAGGGCGAAGATTGCGTCGATAGTTGCCTTCTGCTCCATGTATTCAGGCGCAACGGCTACAACGGGAAGATCGGGTATCGGAACGCCGCCCAGAGCTTCTGAGACGGTAAAGAGCAGATCTGCACAGCGTCCCGTGTCGGTGCAGGTCCCGTAACTCAGAACCGGCGGAATACCCAGGGCTTCGCACACCTTCTTAAGTCCGGGGCCTGCCAGCTCTCTGGCTTCCGGCAGGCACAGGCCTGCAACCTGAAGGGCGGCATTTCCACATCCCATGGACAGAACAAGAATGTCTCTTGCAATAAGCTCCCGGGCCATTCTGACACTGTGTACATCCTGTCCGGTATCCCGTAGGGTAGTACAGGAAACGAATCCCGCAACTCCTCGTATTGAGCCTTCTTTGATAGCCCCTAAAAGGGGATCCAGGCTGCCTCCAAGGGCATCAAGGATGCTTTCGGTCGAAAATCCTACGACGGCTTCACCCATCCTGAGGCCCGTGACGGGACTTACCTTTCTTCTTCTTTCCGGGAAATTCTCTATGGCCATCTCAAGCAGGCGTTCAGCCTGTTGCTCAACCTCTTCGGGTATATAATCGATTCGATCCGATACCCCTTCGAAGGCAACAAGGTCGCTTACCGGCACAAGCTTGAAGTGATATTTTTCTGCATAGATGGGATCTACGGGAAGTGAACAGTTCATATCGCAGGCGAAGAGATCAATGCAGCCGCTCGCCAGCAAAGGTTCCTGCATGATCCAGTTTCCGGTAAAGCCGTAAAATACGTCATCCATTGCCCATCGCTGTATCATCTCCTGCCCGGTTTCTATGCTGGCTATAACCCGGATACCCCTGGCTCCCGCTTTTTTCGCTTTCTCCTGCCACTCGGGTTTCCGGGCAGCCTGGACGAGGGCGAATCCTATAAATGGTTCATGGCCGTTAGGTACGACGTTAACGTAATCAGGATCTAAAACGCCCAGATCAACCCGCATGCGGTGAGGCCTGGGAATACCGAACAGAATGTCCTGACAGTATTCGTTTACAATCTGACTCTGGTAAGCCATGGCTATAGACATTCTCATGGCTTTAAGGGCCAGGCTTGCAAAATATCCGTCCACGTTGGTCAGACAGGAGCTTGTTACACGGAGCATCTCGGCATATATACCACCGGGGAAGATGCCCAGATCTTTCCAGACCTTCTGGCGTTCCCGGGGGGCAAGTTGCGACACGATAAGGCTTGGCTCATGAGAAGGCCGCTGAAAGTCGGTCTGGACGAAGTCACAGAGCCTGAGCGCTACCTCGGCATCTGATCCGTTTGTGTTTATACCCAGTCTGGTGGCAAATGTTCGAAGTTTAGAAGGTTCTGATATGGAAAAGGGCGTCTTTCCCAGGGCGGTGGCTTTCAGTGTTCTTACGGTCTGCTCCGTGTGGTAATGATAGGTAGAGGCGCCCATGACGTTTCTTAGAGCCATCATACGCATTGCCATACCATCGGCGGTTATTCCGCATACTCCCCGTTTATCTTTGGCAGCATCGGCACGACATGGGCCGTTAGAACAAAGATCACAGCGCACTCCTGCCATACAGAAAGGACATCTCTTGTCCGGGTTGTCTCCAAGACCCTGAGAAACATATCGATCCCAGAGATTGGTGATCCCGTCACTGCGCAGGCGCTCGACCATTTTTCGTACACTATCATGATAGGATACCCTGGTTCCCTCCATTTTGCTTACCTCCTTTTTTGCGTGAATGTTCTATCACATTAGAATTTAAAGTGAGCACCGGGTCAAGTCCTTATAGAAAGCGTTGATTATTCAGAAGTAACCTTGACCTTTTCCGAATTATTGTTAAAAAGTGATTAGCGATCTGGAAAATATAATCCGAACATGTGAATTTTTGGTCACCAGGAGGGTGTGAAAATGCCTTTTGTGAGCTTTGCTTTTTTTATTTTCTTGTCCGGCTGCATGATGCACGGTATGGCCGGTGATGGTATGCCGGAGCCGAAGGGCCCTGAATTTTGGAAATACATAGTTGAGGAAAATCCCTATCGAACATGGAATTTTTTCCCGGGGAAGGAGGGTCTTTACAGGGGCACGAGTCCTCATGGGGCTTTTTTGAAAGTATATGTCAACGATCTGGCCTACAGGGCTGCTCTTGAAGGCAAACCCATGCCTTATGGGGCCATAATAGTTAAGGAGAACTATGCCGAGGATAAAAAAACACTTATGGCCGTAACCCCGATGTACAGGGTTAAAGGTTTTAATCCGGACGGGGGCGACTGGTTTTGGGCAAAGTACGGGCCCAACGGTGAGATAATGGCTGCCGGCAGGATGGAGGGATGCATAAAATGTCACGGGGTACACAGGAATGCCGACTGGAGATTTTTGCATGTTGCAAAGTGAGCAGCGGAGCAGTCGGGAATGGAAGGATTGATTAAGTTGAAGGCCTGGCTCTCACTGCCTTTGTTCGGCGTGGGCATTTTTAACATGCTCGTTATCTTTGAGGTTTTAGGGAGGCAGAACAAAACCTCAAATCCTCAGGTGCTGAGAAAACTCCACAAAACTGTTGGGTGGATGGGATTTCTCTGGATGTTATTTATCTCCCTGCTTTGTGTATATCTTATTAAACAAACCTCTGGTGCGATGACTCCCCGGGGAGCCGTTCATGCTCTTACGGCTTTAATCCTGCTTTTTCTGATGATGGTGAAAATTTTAATAGTAAGGAGTTACAGAAAACTGTATTCATTTGTTCCGGGCCTTGGTATGGTTATTTTTGCATCTCTAATGACCACTCTTGTCCTTTCGTCGGGTACGTATTTTCTGGCTCATAGTGGCAGTGGTCATGTGCACGCCGATTCGCAGAAAAGGGATCTGGTAAAGAAAGGTCAATCCATCTTCAATTCCCTGTGTGCCGGATGTCACTATTCGGATAGCTCGGATCGGAAAATCGGTCCCGGTCTTAAAGGGCTTTCCCGGCTTAATAACCTTCCTTTAAGCGGTAGGCCGGTGACCCGTGAAAACCTTCTGGATCAGCTGAACAACCCCTACGGTACGATGCCGTCTTTTCAAGGCCTTTCTGAAGAACACAAAAAAGCCATAATAGAATTCCTGTTGACTCTGTGAGACCTTCCTTTCGATTTGACAGGACTTCCATAAGTTGGTAACGTGAATAAGACTTCACAGGGGATTGGAGGGTCTGAAGCGGACAGGCGCAGAGAATTCATAGAAGCGGCTTTACGTATTGTGCAGTCTGAGGGTTTGAGCAGCCTGAGTATCAGCCGGTTGGCTTCGGAAGTCGGGGTGGTTCCTTCTGCACTATACCGGCATTTCAGAAGCAAGGAAGAGTTGCTGGACGCTATTCTCGGCTTCGTAAGAGAAAATTTAAGAGAGCATTTTGAGGATGCCGTTGGTCATCATTTTTCGGCTCTGTCTGCACTGGATGAACTGTTGAACAGGCATGTGAATATGATCAAAGCTCATGGTGCAATCCCCCGGGTTCTCTTTTCTGAAGAAATTGTTGGTGATAGCAGAGCGCGCAGGAAAGTGCTGGGCGAGATAATTCGGGAACATGTTGGAAGAATTGCAGGGCTTGTTAAACGAGGTCAGGATGAAGGTGAGATCAGGAAGGATCTCGATCCTGAAGCGGTGGCGCTTATGTTTCTCGGAATAGTCCAGCCTGCGGCTATTCTATGGCACACAAGCGAAGGAGAGTTCGACTTTACGGAGTACGCCAAACAGGCATGGCGAGTATTTAGAGAATCTGTAACGGTCTGATTTTTTTACCTGAAGGGAAGTAAAAAGGTAATCCGATGAGCCGGAAAGTTAAGGCAATGTTGCTTGTGGCCCTGGGTATCTTCCTCGGTTTTCCGCTGTTTTCCATGACCTATTACACGATGGTCCGAACATCTACTCCAGGCTTTTGTGCAAGCTGTCATGAAATCCAGCCTGCCTATAACGCCTGGAAGACGTCCACTCACGTGAACAACGGTCAGGGTGTTGTTGCGGACTGCATGGACTGTCATTTGCCTGCGCCCCACGACACCGTGGAATTCTTTTACGCAAAGACCTTACACGGTGCCAAGGATATATTTGTTCACTTCGTAAAAGGCTCCGATTCTTATAGCCGTGAAAAATCAAGAAATCGGGCCTATGAGACCATAAAAAACGACCAGTGTTTAAAATGTCATCGCAATATCCTCTACATGCCCCATAAGCGGGGAGCCATGCTTGCCCATCGAAGTGTTATTTACCCTCGTAAAGGCTATGAAAAGAAGTGTTTCGACTGTCATAAAAACTTGGTTCATTTAGATAGGTCTCAATTTGTTTACAGGTTTTAAACCCCGGAGGGAAATATGAAAAAGGACGGAACTCCGGTCGTTCCCTTGACAGATCTGGTTGATTATCAAGAGGGTTCTATTGTAAGCCGGGCAATCGTTCAGAAAAAGTCCGGTACCGTGACGGTTTTTGCCTTTGACGAAGGGCAGGGTTTAAGCGAGCATACTGCACCTTTTGATGCTCTTGTTTTTGTTGTAGACGGCGAAGCTGAGATAACTTTATCGGACACTGTTCACAGGGTTAACTCCGGGGAAATGATGATGCTCCCCGCAGGGGAACCCCATTCGGTCAGGGCGGTTAAACCCTTTAAGATGTTATTGGTTATGGTTCGTGAATAACCGGGGAGGGAATGGCATGAGTGGGATAAGGGCCTTGGGTATGGTGTCTTTTTGCCTTTTCTTACTTTGCGCAATCCCGTCGTTTTCTGAAACGGGGATAAATACCCCTAAAGTCAAGGAATTTCGAATAGAACGCAGTATCCCGCCTGAGGGTATTGCCTGTATTGAGTGTCACAGGCGGGAGAGCCCCGGGATTTTTGCAGATTGGGCTAACAGCAGGCATGCCAGCGCTGCTATAACCTGTATAGATTGTCACAGGGCTGAGGAGTTTGATCCCGATGTCAGCGTGGATCATTACAAACAGTATGAAAGAAACGATACCCCTTATGGGCGCAAGGAATATCGGGTTCCCGTTTCGGCCGTCGTAACCCCTAAGGATTGTTCGCGATGCCATCCTGATGAGGTAACCCAGTATTCGAGAAGCAAACACGCAAACACGATTGAAATAATATGGAAAATTGACCCATGGCTTAAATTGGGGATGAACAGCGACGTTGAAAGGCAGTCTGGTTGTTTCCACTGCCACGGGTCGGTGCTGAGGATGAAGGATGGAAGACTTGATCCCGCTACCTGGCCGAACGTCGGCGTGGGGCGTGTAAATCTCGACGGCAGTCGTGGAAGTTGCACGAGCTGTCATACCAGGCATAGATTCTCCGTGATGGAAGCGAGAAAGCCGGAGGCCTGCGGGCAGTGCCATCTCGGACCGGATCATCCCCAGATCGAGATCTACATGGAATCCAAGCACGGGGACATATACACCGCCTTTGGAGACGGTTATAATTGGGATGCTGCTCCGGGAACCTGGACTCCGGGAGTGGATTTCAGGGGACCAACCTGTGCATCCTGTCACATCTCCGGTGCAGGTACCGTTCTCACCTCCCATGACGTAACGGAACGGCTCTCCTGGGAGACCCAGGCTCCTCTCACGGTGCGTCCTTCGGAATTCCAGGCCTTTCCGGCAAAGACCAACTGGGAGGTGGAGCGGCAGAAGATGCAGGCTATATGCATGCAGTGTCATGGGAAAACATGGGTGGAAGATCATTACGCGAAGATGGATGCGGTAATTCGGGAATACAACGAGGTTTATTTTAAACCTGCCAAAGAGATGCTGGACAGACTGTATGAGAAGGGACTGCTGGACAAGACGAAGTTTTTCGACGAGAGGCTTGAGGTTGAGTTCTATGAGCTATGGCATCATGAAGGCAGGAGAGCCCGAATGGGAGCAGCCATGATGGCCCCCGATTATGCCTGGTGGCACGGCTTTTATGAGTGCAAGAAGCGCTACAATGCTTTTATGGAAGAGGCCAGGCATCTTCTGGAGACGGGGAAGAAGGCTTATAGAGCTCCCGACTATCCCAATGCCACGGGAAGTACCGAGCGGCCTCCAGAGGTCTTCGGAAAGGCCGAGAAATAACGGAGAGAACCGAGGCGATTGCCGGCTCTGTCCGGTAATGGCCTGCTGCAACGTCCCATCGGTTTAGAAGGGTCTTGAACCCGAAGAGGGAAAAAGCCGCCCTGGATTTGGCGGTAATGTTATGTTTTTTCGATTTTAATTATTCGTCGCCGTATTTTTCAATACTCCAGGGGAATAGCGTTCTGGCTTTCTGAAGTGCTATCTCTTCTACCTCGCCGAACCAGATGTTAAAGGAATCCAGTAAGTTCCGGCCAAATTCGGTGAGTTCGTATCCATCCCTCCTGGTGCCGCTTCGTTTTATGAGTCTGGCATCTATGACATCTTCGGTTTTCTTAACCTTTCCCCAGGCGGCTCTATAGGACATACCCAGGTCTTCTGCTGCCCTTTTAAGTGAACCGTGGACGGCAATCCTGGCCAGTAGTTGTGCCCGGCCCAGACCGAAAATCTGGCCTTCTTCGGCTTCCAGCCACAGATGGATCCTCATACGAACTTTCAACGGCTTTTTTGTTTGGGCATGTGTTGTATCATGATGGCAATCTCTATTGCCCCTTGCCATTGTTAAGGCTCCATTGAGGGTCTTTATGCAGTTTTCTTTAGTTATGCTCAAAGCGACATAAACACGTAGCATTTGCTTTGAACTTCGTCAATTCCAAAGCTTTCCTAGATTTTTGTTGACTTCCTCCAGATGCCTTGATATATGCTTAAAATGACATATAACGCAGTAAGACATTTCAAGTGTCATAAAGTAACTAATAATTATTGGAGGGATGGGAATGAGATCTCTTAAGGCGTTGATAATGGTGATGGTATTTTACACAGCGCTTCTGGGGGTAATCATTCATTACTCTTGGGCGGGTGAAAAGCTACAGGGTCGGGTCATTATTTTTCATGCGGGTAGTCTTTCTGTTCCCTTCGAAGCTATGGAGAGGGCCTTCGAAGAAGCCCACCCCGAAATTGACATAGTCCGTGAAGCCAGCGGCAGTGTGGAGGCTGCAAGAAAGATTTCGGAGTTGCATAAGCCATGCGATATTATGGCTTCAGCTGATTATGAAGTAATTGACAAGATTCTTATTCCTCTATATGCAGATTGGAATATCCGCTTTGCCTCGAATCAGCTTGTTCTGTGCTATACCAAGAAAAGTCGCTACGCAACTCAAATAAATGCCCGGAACTGGTATCAGATCCTTCAGCGTAAAGATGTTGTATGGGGACATTCTGACCCTAATTTGGACCCCTGCGGTTATCGGGCTCTGATGGTGATGCAACTCGCTGAAAAGTATTATAGGCTTCCGGGACTGTATAACAAACTTCTTTCCAATCGGCCTCAGATTCGACCAAAATCCGTCGAACTTGTAAGTCTCCTTCAGACAGGCAACATGGATTATGCTTGGGAGTACCTGTCTGTGGCCGTTCAACATGGCTTAAAGTATGTTACTCTACCTGACCAGATCAACTTAGGTAATTATGCTTATGATCCCTTTTATGCTCAGGCTGTGGTTCGGGTTGCAGGTGAAAAGCCGGGCTCTTTCATTGAAATGAAAGGGAAATCTTGTACCTATGGAATTACGCTTCTGAGATCCGCCCCCAACCGAAAAGCTGCTATCGCTTTTTTGGCCTATATGCTGGATCCAAAGGGTGGTTTAAAAATTCTGAAAGCAATGGGACAACCTCCTCTTATACCTTGTAAGGTTTCATCTCAGGATGTGAAGGACAAACTACCCGAGGTCCTTAGAGCCCTCGTGGATGTGGATCGGTAATTGGTCGGATGTTCCATGATTCCTAAGGGGCTTTTTTACCGAATAAATTTATATTGTGGGTGCGTTGTCTTGGTTTGTATTTTTCTACCTTTGCTTGAGCTGGTCACATCGTCATCGGCTGATGTTTTGCTTAAAACAGTAAAAGATAGGGATGTCATTAACTCAATCCGATTGAGTTTAATTGCTTCAGGGATTTCGGCGTTTATTGTCTTTGTTTTCGGAACGCCTCTGGCTTACCTGATGGCCAGGTTTAATTTCCTGGGTAAGAGATTGGTGGAGGCCGTGATAGATCTTCCCGTGGTGATCCCACATCCAGTAGTGGGAATTGCCGTATTGGGGGTAGTCGGTAGGGATCATATTATAGGGAAAATTCTGCTAGACGCAGGAATTAGAATAATGGGTAGTGTTACCGGTATAGTTATAGTACTTACTTTCGTCAGTTTTCCCTTTTACATAAACACGGTAAGAGACGGATTTGAAGCAGTTTCTCCAAGGCTAGAGAATGTGTCGAGAAGCCTAGGGGCTTCCATGGCAAGCACGTTTTTGCGAGTCACGCTCCCTTTAAGCTGGCGTAGCGTTGTTGCGGGATTAATCATGAGCGGTGCCAGGGCTATTAGCGAATTCGGTGCGGTGGTTGTTATAGCCTATCATCCGGTTACAGCCCCCGTGTTGATATACGAACGTTTCGAAAGTTATGGTCTTAGGTATTCTCAGCCTGTGGCAGTGTTACTTGT is part of the Thermodesulforhabdus norvegica genome and encodes:
- a CDS encoding TetR/AcrR family transcriptional regulator, which gives rise to MNKTSQGIGGSEADRRREFIEAALRIVQSEGLSSLSISRLASEVGVVPSALYRHFRSKEELLDAILGFVRENLREHFEDAVGHHFSALSALDELLNRHVNMIKAHGAIPRVLFSEEIVGDSRARRKVLGEIIREHVGRIAGLVKRGQDEGEIRKDLDPEAVALMFLGIVQPAAILWHTSEGEFDFTEYAKQAWRVFRESVTV
- a CDS encoding NapC/NirT family cytochrome c encodes the protein MSRKVKAMLLVALGIFLGFPLFSMTYYTMVRTSTPGFCASCHEIQPAYNAWKTSTHVNNGQGVVADCMDCHLPAPHDTVEFFYAKTLHGAKDIFVHFVKGSDSYSREKSRNRAYETIKNDQCLKCHRNILYMPHKRGAMLAHRSVIYPRKGYEKKCFDCHKNLVHLDRSQFVYRF
- a CDS encoding cupin domain-containing protein; protein product: MKKDGTPVVPLTDLVDYQEGSIVSRAIVQKKSGTVTVFAFDEGQGLSEHTAPFDALVFVVDGEAEITLSDTVHRVNSGEMMMLPAGEPHSVRAVKPFKMLLVMVRE
- a CDS encoding multiheme c-type cytochrome; this translates as MVSFCLFLLCAIPSFSETGINTPKVKEFRIERSIPPEGIACIECHRRESPGIFADWANSRHASAAITCIDCHRAEEFDPDVSVDHYKQYERNDTPYGRKEYRVPVSAVVTPKDCSRCHPDEVTQYSRSKHANTIEIIWKIDPWLKLGMNSDVERQSGCFHCHGSVLRMKDGRLDPATWPNVGVGRVNLDGSRGSCTSCHTRHRFSVMEARKPEACGQCHLGPDHPQIEIYMESKHGDIYTAFGDGYNWDAAPGTWTPGVDFRGPTCASCHISGAGTVLTSHDVTERLSWETQAPLTVRPSEFQAFPAKTNWEVERQKMQAICMQCHGKTWVEDHYAKMDAVIREYNEVYFKPAKEMLDRLYEKGLLDKTKFFDERLEVEFYELWHHEGRRARMGAAMMAPDYAWWHGFYECKKRYNAFMEEARHLLETGKKAYRAPDYPNATGSTERPPEVFGKAEK
- a CDS encoding winged helix-turn-helix domain-containing protein; the protein is MRIHLWLEAEEGQIFGLGRAQLLARIAVHGSLKRAAEDLGMSYRAAWGKVKKTEDVIDARLIKRSGTRRDGYELTEFGRNLLDSFNIWFGEVEEIALQKARTLFPWSIEKYGDE
- the wtpA gene encoding tungstate ABC transporter substrate-binding protein WtpA, producing MGMRSLKALIMVMVFYTALLGVIIHYSWAGEKLQGRVIIFHAGSLSVPFEAMERAFEEAHPEIDIVREASGSVEAARKISELHKPCDIMASADYEVIDKILIPLYADWNIRFASNQLVLCYTKKSRYATQINARNWYQILQRKDVVWGHSDPNLDPCGYRALMVMQLAEKYYRLPGLYNKLLSNRPQIRPKSVELVSLLQTGNMDYAWEYLSVAVQHGLKYVTLPDQINLGNYAYDPFYAQAVVRVAGEKPGSFIEMKGKSCTYGITLLRSAPNRKAAIAFLAYMLDPKGGLKILKAMGQPPLIPCKVSSQDVKDKLPEVLRALVDVDR
- a CDS encoding ABC transporter permease; this encodes MIPKGLFYRINLYCGCVVLVCIFLPLLELVTSSSADVLLKTVKDRDVINSIRLSLIASGISAFIVFVFGTPLAYLMARFNFLGKRLVEAVIDLPVVIPHPVVGIAVLGVVGRDHIIGKILLDAGIRIMGSVTGIVIVLTFVSFPFYINTVRDGFEAVSPRLENVSRSLGASMASTFLRVTLPLSWRSVVAGLIMSGARAISEFGAVVVIAYHPVTAPVLIYERFESYGLRYSQPVAVLLVGVCMVLFIVVRWITLKNNNDFD